The Miscanthus floridulus cultivar M001 chromosome 7, ASM1932011v1, whole genome shotgun sequence genome includes a region encoding these proteins:
- the LOC136464279 gene encoding rho GDP-dissociation inhibitor 1-like: MSSAVEAISCSKVDVPAGSEPEAAAKKAAAPAVHGGDAAPKPNGKCGEATPRCHEEEEEEDDEEKAPKVIDLIPRVSIKEQLEKDKDDESLRRWKLQLLGSVDFNSVGETLEPDVKMMSLSILSPGQPDIFLPLPVEPNAKGVWFTLKEGSPYRLKFTFSVSNNIVSGLRYINTVWKTGLKVDRAKEMLGTFSPQLEPYTYVTAEDTTPSGMFARGFYSARTKFLDDDRKCYLEINYTFDIRRDWPSTS; this comes from the exons ATGTCGTCGGCGGTGGAGGCCATTTCCTGCTCCAAGGTCGACGTCCCCGCCGGCTCGGAGCCGGAGGCGGCGGCCAAGAAAGCAGCGGCGCCCGCGGTGCACGGCGGCGACGCGGCGCCCAAGCCCAACGGCAAGTGCGGCGAGGCGACGCCGCGTTGCcacgaggaagaggaggaggaggacgacgaggagaagGCCCCCAAGGTCATCGACCTCATCCCCAGGGTCAGCATCAAGGAGCAGCTCGAGAAGGACAAG GACGACGAGAGCCTGCGGCGATGGAAGTTGCAGCTCCTCGGCAGCGTGGACTTCAACTCCGTGGGAG AGACGCTGGAGCCGGACGTGAAGATGATGAGCCTGTCGATCCTGTCGCCGGGGCAGCCCGACATCTTCCTGCCGCTGCCGGTGGAGCCCAACGCCAAGGGCGTGTGGTTCACACTCAAGGAAGGCTCCCCGTACCGGCTCAAGTTCACCTTCTCCGTCAGCAACAACATCGTCTCCGGCCTCCGCTACATCAACACCGTCTGGAAGACTGGCCTCAAAG TTGACAGAGCCAAGGAGATGCTCGGCACGTTCAGCCCCCAGCTGGAGCCCTACACGTACGTGACGGCAGAGGACACCACCCCGTCAGGAATGTTTGCCCGGGGGTTCTACTCTGCCAGAACCAAG TTCCTCGACGACGACCGGAAGTGCTACCTGGAGATCAACTACACCTTCGACATCCGCCGGGACTGGCCGTCGACGAGCTGA
- the LOC136464280 gene encoding fimbrin-4-like: MSGFVGVVVSDPSLQGQFTQVELRSLKAKFVSLKRDSGHVTTKNLPGLMKKLRGLNEVVSEEEIAAFLSDSYPDNDQEIEFESFLREYLNLQARVSAKGGGAGGGGGGKSSFLKSSTTTLLHNLNQAEKSSYVAHINTYLREDPFLKKYLPIDPSGNQLFDLIRDGVLLCKLINVAVPGTIDERAINKKRVLNPWERNENHTLCLNSAKAIGCTVVNIGTQDLVEGRPHLVLGLISQIIKIQLLADLNLKKTPQLVELFDDSKDIDEVLGLSPEKMLLRWMNHHLKKAGYKKTVNNFSSDVKDGEAYAYLLKALAPEHSPETTLDTKDPDERAKLVLEQAEKLDCKRYLTPKDITEGSANLNLAFVAQIFQHRNGLTSDTKQVTLTQTATRDDVLLSREERAFRMWINSLGVESYVNNVFEDVRNGWVLLEVLDKVSPGSVNWKLATKPPIKLPFRKLENCNQVVKIGKQLKFSLVNLAGNDIVQGNKKLIVALLWQLMRFNILQLLNKLRSHSQGSQGKEISDADILNWANSKVKASGRTSRMESFKDKSLSNGLFFLELLSTVQPRVVNWKVVTKGEADEDKKLNATYIISIARKIGCSVFLLPEDIVEVNQKMILTLTSSIMYWSLQKQPQSQSEMPEQSEPSSMTSDAASDIASEDGASTTAPSESEEVNSLSDSILNLTMDDATSNAPSAENGNGVAGS, from the exons ATGTCCGGATTCGTCGGGGTCGTCGTGTCCGACCCCTCGCTGCAGGGGCAGTTCACGCAGGTCGAGCTCCGATCGCTCAAGGCCAAG TTCGTGTCTCTGAAGAGAGATTCCGGCCATGTCACCACTAAGAATCTGCCGGGGCTGATGAAGAAGCTGAGGGGGCTCAATGAGGTGGTCTCTGAGGAGGAGATCGCGGCCTTCCTGTCGGATTCGTACCCCGACAACGATCAGGAGATTGAATTCGAATCCTTCCTCCGG GAGTATCTGAATCTGCAGGCGCGGGTGAGTGCCAAGGGAGGTGGTGCCGGCGGTGGCGGGGGTGGCAAGTCGTCGTTCCTCAAGTCCAGCACCACTACGCTGCTGCACAATCTCAATCAGGCAGAGAAATCGTCGTATGTGGCGCACATCAATACTTACCTCCGTGAAGACCCATTCCTGAAGAAGTACTTGCCCATCGACCCATCTGGAAACCAGCTGTTCGATCTCATCCGGGACGGTGTTCTGCTCTG CAAATTGATCAATGTAGCTGTACCTGGGACCATTGATGAGAGGGCAATAAATAAGAAAAGAGTTCTTAACCCATGGGAGAGAAATGAAAATCACACACTCTGCCTCAATTCTGCCAAGGCCATTGGATGCACTGTTGTCAACATTGGCACACAGGATTTGGTGGAGGGAAGG CCTCATTTAGTTCTTGGATTGATATCACAAATCATAAAG ATTCAACTTTTGGCTGATCTGAACCTCAAGAAGACACCGCAGCTGGTGGAGCTATTTGATGACAGCAAG GATATAGACGAGGTTTTGGGCTTGTCACCAGAAAAGATGCTACTTCGGTGGATGAACCATCATCTGAAAAAAGCTGGCTACAAGAAAACTGTTAACAATTTCTCTTCAGATGTGAAG GATGGTGAAGCCTATGCTTACCTTCTGAAAGCTCTTGCTCCAGAGCATTCCCCTGAAACTACATTGGATACCAAAGATCCGGATGAGAGGGCAAAACTGGTACTTGAACAAGCGGAGAAGTTGGACTGTAAGAGATACTTGACCCCAAAGGATATTACTGAGGGATCTGCAAATTTAAATCTTGCATTTGTTGCACAAATATTCCAGCATAG GAATGGTCTAACCAGTGACACCAAACAAGTTACTCTGACACAGACAGCAACACGTGATGATGTTCTATTATCTAGAGAAGAAAGAGCCTTTCGGATGTGGATCAACAGCCTTGGGGTTGAATCATATGTGAACAATGTCTTTGAAGATGTTCGCAATGG ATGGGTACTTCTTGAAGTACTTGACAAGGTGTCTCCTGGATCTGTCAATTGGAAGCTGGCAACAAAACCTCCAATTAAATTGCCATTTAGAAAACTGGAGAATTGCAATCAAGTTGTAAAAATTGGGAAGCAATTAAAGTTTTCTTTAGTAAATCTAGCTGGGAATGATATTGTTCAGGGAAATAAGAAATTGATTGTTG CACTTCTGTGGCAATTGATGAGATTCAATATCCTCCAGCTGTTAAACAAACTGAGATCCCACTCCCAAGGGTCCCAAGGAAAAGAAATTTCTGATGCCGATATTCTAAACTGGGCCAACAGCAAAGTGAAAGCGTCAGGAAGAACATCTCGAATGGAAAGTTTCAAG GACAAGAGCTTGTCAAATGGATtgttcttccttgagcttcttagcACAGTACAGCCACGGGTTGTGAACTGGAAAGTTGTTACTAAAGGGGAAGCTG atgaagacaagaagCTGAATGCTACCTACATCATTAGTATTGCAAGGAAGATTGGATGCTCTGTGTTTCTGTTGCCAGAGGACATCGTCGAG GTGAATCAGAAGATGATCCTAACACTTACTTCTAGCATTATGTATTGGAGCCTACAGAAACAGCCTCAGTCACAATCTGAAATGCCAGAACAATCAGAACCATCTAGCATGACTTCAGATGCAGCCTCTGACATTGCCTCGGAGGATGGTGCTTCAACAACAGCACCATCTGAGTCGGAAGAGGTGAACTCGCTGTCTGACAGCATATTGAATTTGACAATGGATGATGCTACTTCAAACGCCCCATCTGCTGAAAACGGAAATGGTGTGGCAGGGTCCTGA